One Salvia splendens isolate huo1 chromosome 22, SspV2, whole genome shotgun sequence DNA segment encodes these proteins:
- the LOC121786952 gene encoding zinc finger protein 7-like, with amino-acid sequence MFKTQETAEQNWLSLKPAQSTATRPFPTKAFRCRFCGRKFYSPQALGDHQNAHKRERGLVRHFQDSMSRSLGVQPHALLRKPRSERAVLAAAVGSTRDFVWPGSYREAEDCEEKLSSSMVLDLNLKL; translated from the coding sequence ATGTTCAAAACTCAAGAAACGGCAGAGCAAAACTGGCTGAGTCTGAAGCCGGCGCAGTCAACCGCGACGCGGCCTTTTCCGACCAAGGCTTTCCGCTGCAGATTCTGCGGCCGAAAATTCTACAGTCCGCAGGCATTAGGCGACCACCAGAATGCTCACAAGAGGGAGAGGGGTTTGGTCAGACATTTCCAAGATTCCATGTCAAGATCCCTCGGGGTGCAGCCCCACGCCCTCCTGCGAAAACCGAGAAGCGAGAGAGCCGTGTTGGCGGCTGCTGTCGGCTCAACGCGGGATTTTGTGTGGCCGGGGAGCTATAGAGAGGCCGAGGATTGTGAGGAGAAGCTGTCGAGTTCGATGGTGCTTGACTTGAATCTGAAACTGTAG